The proteins below are encoded in one region of Equus przewalskii isolate Varuska chromosome 1, EquPr2, whole genome shotgun sequence:
- the ARPP19 gene encoding cAMP-regulated phosphoprotein 19 isoform X3 gives MSADVPEAASAEEQKEMEDKVTSPEKAEEAKLKARYPHLGQKPGGSDFLRKRLQKGQKYFDSGDYNMAKAKMKNKQLPTAAPDKTEVTGDHIPTPQDLPQRKPSLVASKLAG, from the exons ATGTCCGCGGACGTCCCCGAGGCAGCCTCCGCGGAGGAGCAGAAG gaaaTGGAAGATAAGGTGACTAGTCCAGAGAAAGCTgaagaagcaaaattaaaagcaagGTATCCTCATCTGGGACAAAAGCCTGGAGGTTCAGATTTCTTAAGGAAACGACTGCAGAAAGGG caAAAATATTTCGATTCTGGGGATTACAACATGGCTAAAGCAAAAATGAAGAACAAGCAACTTCCCACTGCAGCTCCGGATAAGACAGAGGTCACTGGCGACCACATTCCCACTCCACAGGACCTTCCTCAACGGAAACCATCCCTTGTTGCTAGCAAGCTGGCTGGCTGA
- the ARPP19 gene encoding cAMP-regulated phosphoprotein 19 isoform X1: MASKTSELSCLDIFIQCVGCYTCITAIIELSHGSFEKQDRDVLKASVLDFLIRCCVIGHLTTKVRIQEMEDKVTSPEKAEEAKLKARYPHLGQKPGGSDFLRKRLQKGQKYFDSGDYNMAKAKMKNKQLPTAAPDKTEVTGDHIPTPQDLPQRKPSLVASKLAG; this comes from the exons ATGGCAAGCAAGACTTCAGAGCTGAGCTGTCTTGATATTTTTATCCAGTGTGTGGGGTGTTACACATGCATCACAGCTATAATAGAACTATCACATGGATCATTTGAAAAACAAGATAGAGATGTTTTAAAAGCTTCTGTGCTAGATTTCTTAATCAGATGCTGCGTTATTGGGCATTTGACAACTAAAGTCAGAATCCAG gaaaTGGAAGATAAGGTGACTAGTCCAGAGAAAGCTgaagaagcaaaattaaaagcaagGTATCCTCATCTGGGACAAAAGCCTGGAGGTTCAGATTTCTTAAGGAAACGACTGCAGAAAGGG caAAAATATTTCGATTCTGGGGATTACAACATGGCTAAAGCAAAAATGAAGAACAAGCAACTTCCCACTGCAGCTCCGGATAAGACAGAGGTCACTGGCGACCACATTCCCACTCCACAGGACCTTCCTCAACGGAAACCATCCCTTGTTGCTAGCAAGCTGGCTGGCTGA
- the ARPP19 gene encoding cAMP-regulated phosphoprotein 19 isoform X2: MEDKVTSPEKAEEAKLKARYPHLGQKPGGSDFLRKRLQKGQKYFDSGDYNMAKAKMKNKQLPTAAPDKTEVTGDHIPTPQDLPQRKPSLVASKLAG, translated from the exons aTGGAAGATAAGGTGACTAGTCCAGAGAAAGCTgaagaagcaaaattaaaagcaagGTATCCTCATCTGGGACAAAAGCCTGGAGGTTCAGATTTCTTAAGGAAACGACTGCAGAAAGGG caAAAATATTTCGATTCTGGGGATTACAACATGGCTAAAGCAAAAATGAAGAACAAGCAACTTCCCACTGCAGCTCCGGATAAGACAGAGGTCACTGGCGACCACATTCCCACTCCACAGGACCTTCCTCAACGGAAACCATCCCTTGTTGCTAGCAAGCTGGCTGGCTGA